Within the Corallococcus exiguus genome, the region AAGTTGCTCAGCGTTTCGCCAGCCTCGCCCTGGAGCGCCTGGGCCACGTCCTCCGCGCCCGGGTACATGTCCGGGGCCTCCACCTCGCCCGGGGCGCTCGCGTTCCAGCGCGGCGCGGGCCCGGTGGCGGCGGTGAGGCGCGCGCCGGAGGGGCTTCCGTCCGCCTTCAGCAGCGCGAAGGAGAGGCCGCCCTGCGTGTTGTCGCGGGACATCTTCACCACGAAGCGGTGCTTGCCGGCGGGGAGCTCCATCGCTCGCACGCTCACCGTGGACGCAGTGCGCGCCCAGTCGCGGCGCTCCAGCACGGGGGCGCCGTCCATCAGCACGCGGTGCGACGTCTGGCTCACCGTGCGCAGCACGTACACGCCGGCCTGCGCCACCTCCGCGTCGATGCCCAGCGCGTACATGTCCCCGTGGCCGGGCTCGCCGCCCAGGTCCAGCCGGCCGTCCGGCGAGCGCAGCGTGCGCGCCGTCAGCGGGCCGTACGCTCCCGTGAAGGGGCCCGCGAAGGAGCCGTCCTTCTCCGGCGCGATGGGCTCGTCGATGGCCAGCACATGGAAGGGAGAGAAGGGCCCCACCAGCGTGGCCTCGCCCGCGCCGCCCAGGTCCTTGAGCGTCTGGGCCTGGGTGGCCGTGTCCGCGCGCAGGCTCGCCACCGACAGGCGCGCGGCGCGCAGCAGGTAGGCCGTCTCACCCCGGGCGCCCGCGGCGAGCGCGGCGTCCACGCCCTTGAGGATGTTGTCGTCCTCCGCGCGGGAGGTGCCCACGCGGTCCAGCACGTAGCGCGCGGCGATGACGGCCACCGGGTGGCGGGGCGCGCGCTTCACCAGCTCCAGCGACGCGGCGAGCGCGCGGTCGGACTGGCCATTGCGCCGGGCCAGCAGCACCTGTCCCTGCAGGGCGTACGGGTCGCCGGGGTCCTTCTGCACGGCGGCGTCGAAGCGCTGCTGGGCGAGCTTCACGTCGCCCGCGACGAGGTACGCGTGGAAGCCCGCGAACGCGAGCGTGCGCGCCTCCGCGTCAGCCTGGCCGGCCCGCTCCGCGGCGGACTCAAGCACGTGGGGCGCGACGACGGAGGAGGGCCGGGGGCAGCCGGTGAGGCCGGCGACGAGGGCGAGCGCGGTCAGGCCGCTGCGAAAGGTGCGCATAGGGGAGCCGAGGGATAATGCAATCCCCTCGGCGAGGCCATATTCCCCTTGAGGTGCTTGTCCGGAGCCAGCCCGGCTGTGTCCCCTAGCGACGCTTCGGGGCGGGCTTGGCGGGGGCCGCCTTGACCGGCTGGCGCTTGGGCGGGGGCGGCGGGGCGGGCTTCTTGGCCACCACCGCCTTCGCCGGCACCGTGTTGGCGGCCACCGTGCGCACCGGCGCCTGCGGGACGACGACCACCGGCGTGGACGGGGCCTCCGTCACGGGCGCGGGCTTGTCCACCGTGTAGGTGAGCCCCTCGATGGTGCAGGTGCCCTCGATGCAGCCGATGGCCGGCACGGGGGGCTCGCCGAAGTGGGCCTGCCAGTCCGGGCCCAGGTTCAGCGGCTCCGCGATGGGGCGCTGGTCCTTCCCCTGGCCGACGAAGGCCTGCATCACGCCGTCCTCGGTGACGAACAGCTCCAGCCGCACCTCGCCCTCCGGGGACGCGAGGCCCAGCATGGCGCCGCCGCGCTCGCCCAGGGACCACTCCAGGGTCAGCGGCGCGCCCGCGCCATGGTGCACGAGCGTGACGTAGCGGCCGTCCCGGCCCATCAGCCCCAGCGAGGCCACCGGCTCCGGCGGCGGGCCGTCCCAGACTTCCTTCAGGCGGCGCTTCCACGTGGTCGGCGGAGCTTCAGCGCGCACGCGCGCGGTCAGCCGGGCCACACCGCCCACCAGCCCCAGCACATCCACGCGCGCGCGGCCCACGCGCGACGCCTCGTTGTCGTCCACGGGAGGGAAGACCAGGGCCTTGTTCTCGAAGTTCAGCGTTCGGCCGGCCACCAGCATCTGGGGCAGATCCGGACCGTCTCCCATGGTCACGCGGCGCTTGTCCGGGGTGACGTCCTCCACCCGGCCTGGACCGTTGCGCGGCGCGTCCCGCAGCGCCTGGTCCATGATGGCCTTGCCGGCCAGCGGCGGCTGGACGCGCACCTGCCCGCTGCGGTTGTACGCCACGCCCAGCACGCCCGCGGCGGCCAGCACCATCACTCCCGCGGCCGTCTGCGCCGTCACGCGCGCGGCGCGGCGCATCGCGGCCTTCGCCCGCTGCCAGCGCGTCAGCCTCAGCGGCGGCATGGACAGCAGGCTTCCGGGAACCAGCGGCTCCAGGTCCGCGATGAGCGCGGCGACGGACGGATAGCGCTCGTCCGGATCCGGCTTGAGGCACCGCATCACGATGGCGTCCACGCGCGAGTCCAGCCCCGCGCGCTTGCGCGACGGCGGATCAAAGGTGCCCAGCGGCACCTCGCCGGTGAAGGTCTCGTAGAGGATGACGCCCAGGGAGAAGATGTCCGCGCGCGCGTCCGCGCTCTTCGCGTCCACGCGCTGCTCGGGCGCCATGTACGAGATGGTGCCCATGGACACGTGCGTGGACGTGAGCGCGAAGCGCGACGCCGCGGACGCGTCATCCAGGAAGGACGCCAGCCCGAAGTCGGACACCTTCGCGATGCCGCCGGCCTGCTGATCCAGCAGGATGTTCTCCGGCTTCAGGTCGCGGTGGATGACGCCCCGGCCGTGCGCGTACTCGATGGCCCGGCAGATTTCGAGCATCCGGCGCAGGAGCGCCGGCGTGTCCATGGACGGGTTGCGCATGAGCTCGCGCAGGGACGGCCCGTCCACGAACTCCATCACCAGGTAGTACGTGTTGTCCGTCTTCCCCTTGTCGACGATGGCGACGACGTGGGGGTGGCTCAGCGTCGCCAGCGCCGCGGCTTCCTTCTGGAAGCGCGCGATGAACGACGGATCCTTGGCCAGGTCCGGATTCAGCAGCTTCACCGCGACCGTGCGGCCGAGCGACAGCTGGGTGGCCTTGTGGACCTCTCCCATGCCGCCAGCGCCGACGAGCTTCTCCAGGCGGTAGCCGCTGACGAGATCAGGAGGCCGGGAACGACTGATGGCGGTGGGCTCGAACGAGGACATGGGCGGGGAACCGGGCGGCGAGGGTAGCAGAAACGGGGCGCCGCGTTACCGCTCCCCAGCTGCCCTTCCAGCCCCCTCCCGCTCGCCGGGTGGGCGGGCGGCCATGACCCGGGTGATGTCACTTCCCGTGGGAGCCCCAAATGGGCTCCCGAGGTGGGCTCAGGTGTCCCCGGCGACGGGGCGCAGCACGCTGGTGAGGTTGGTGCGCACCTGCGACAGCGAGGAGCGCATGTTCGCGTGCCGCACCGACGCGCCAATGGCCCGCGCCAGCGACTTGAGCAGCGAAATCTCCTCCGGGCGCCACAGGCGGGCCTGGCGGCAGTCCTCGAAGGCCACGAAGCCCCACCACTGCTTGGCCGGGACGATGGGGCACATCAGCACGGACTGCACGCCCTGGCGCTCCAGCAGCTCGCGCATCATCGGCGGCGCTTCCTTGGTGGTGCAGGAGACCACCATCTGCGCCTCCAGCATGTCCGCCCACGCCATCGCGTAGTCGCGCATCGGCAGCGAGCGCAGCACCGGGTGCGCCAGCGGGGACACCACACCCGGCTCCGCCCAGGCGTAGCGCAGGTCCGTGAGGAACCGGCCCGCCAGGTTCGTGGTCCGGTTCTCGAAGAGGCACGCGCGGTCCACCTTCATCGGGCGAGCCACCATGCCCAGCGCATCCGAACCGGTGGCCGGGCACAGGCCCTTGTCCAGCAGCAACCGCGACGCTTCGGACACCTTCGTGAACGCTTCCACCATGACCGTCTCGCTTGAAGGGGGGGAGGGGGTCACCCCTTCCTGTCGTGGATGAGCTGTCATCCACACATGTCCCGTTATGCAGGATTCCTCTGTTCCTGTCAAATGGTGGTTTTACTGGAAACCCAAGAAGAGGAGAGTCGGAGCGTTGCAGGGCCCGGAAACGCGAACAGGGGCGCCCTCGTGAAGAGAGCGCCCCTGCTCGGGCACGGCGTGTGGTGCGTCCCTTGGAGGAGGGCGGCGGACTACTGCGCGGACTTCTTGGAGGCGGGGGCCTTCACGGGCTTCTTGGTGCCGCCGGTGCCCTGCATCATCGTCTCCGTGCGGCCGGAGGGCGCGGTCTCGGTGGCCGCCTCGGTCTTGCCCTCGGTCTTCGCGGGGGCGTGCGGGTCGGCCTGGATGTCGTCGCCGGTGGGGGTCTCGAGGGTGCCGGTCGCGGGGGGATTGACCGGGCCCCGCGTATCCGTGGGCGCCTTGGTGGGCGGCGGGGAGGCGATGGCGGTGGAGGCGGCGAACAGGGCGGCGACGAGGAAGGTCTTCATGATGATGGGCTCGGAGTCGTGACAGACGGCCCGCGCTGGAGTGCGCCGGGCATCGTCATCGCGGCTCTAGATGGGGGCGGAGGTTTGTTTATTCACTCGCCGTCACGTGGAGCCCGCTCACACGCAACCGGTTGAAGGCCGCTGGAGTGGCAACGATTCCGCTCTCACGCCCAAACGACAACAGGGGCGCCCTCGTGAGGAGAGCGCCCCTGCCGGGACCGCATCCTGTCCGTCCCTTGGAGGCGGACAGGGCGCGAGTGAAGCGAGGGATCAGCCCTCGGTCTTCGTCTCGGTGGTGGTCTTCTTCTCGGTCTTGGTCTTCGTGCCCTTCTTGCCGGCCTTGCCCTCGTGCTTGGTCTCGGTCTTGGACTCGGTCTTCACCTCACCCTGCGCCTCGACGGGGGCGGCGGCCTCGGTCTTCGCCTCGACGGCGGGAGCCGGCTGCGCGGCGGGGACGGCGGCGGGAGCCGGGGTGTTGGCGAACGCGGTGGTGGCGGCGAAGAGGGCGGCGACGATGACGGTCTTCATGGATGGCTCCGGGGACGACACGCCGACGCGGAATTGCATCGGTTGATGCCATGACCCTTGAGCACTCGCCGTGCCAGCACCGGTTTTGAGCAACTTCGCGGGGTTCTCCAGGTAGGAGCGGATCCGCCATGGGGAGAAACTCCTCAGTTGCGATTGCAACAATGGGTGCAAGCTCCCCAGGCAGGCGCACGTTGCTTTGACGGCAACGACGCTCTTCTGCAAGCTGCACCGCAACCTTCCGTTCCGAGCACCACGCGCCGGGACATGAAGGGGAGCATGAAGCCCGGACGTCCTCGTCGTGCATGTCGCGCGGCCAGGTGTCGGGAGAGATGGCGTATGCGGCACCTGCTGGTGGCATGGAGTGTGGCGTGGCTGGGAGTGGGATGCGCCGCGACCATTCCCCCCGAGCGCCTCCAGGCCCAGGTGTTGGAGACGGAGCGCTGGCAGCGCGAGTTCCAGTCCGAGCGCGAGCGCACCGAGGCCCTGGCTGCGAAGCTGGCGGCGCTGGAGTCCGCGCTGGAAGAGCTGGCGCAGGAGCG harbors:
- a CDS encoding serine/threonine-protein kinase, which gives rise to MSSFEPTAISRSRPPDLVSGYRLEKLVGAGGMGEVHKATQLSLGRTVAVKLLNPDLAKDPSFIARFQKEAAALATLSHPHVVAIVDKGKTDNTYYLVMEFVDGPSLRELMRNPSMDTPALLRRMLEICRAIEYAHGRGVIHRDLKPENILLDQQAGGIAKVSDFGLASFLDDASAASRFALTSTHVSMGTISYMAPEQRVDAKSADARADIFSLGVILYETFTGEVPLGTFDPPSRKRAGLDSRVDAIVMRCLKPDPDERYPSVAALIADLEPLVPGSLLSMPPLRLTRWQRAKAAMRRAARVTAQTAAGVMVLAAAGVLGVAYNRSGQVRVQPPLAGKAIMDQALRDAPRNGPGRVEDVTPDKRRVTMGDGPDLPQMLVAGRTLNFENKALVFPPVDDNEASRVGRARVDVLGLVGGVARLTARVRAEAPPTTWKRRLKEVWDGPPPEPVASLGLMGRDGRYVTLVHHGAGAPLTLEWSLGERGGAMLGLASPEGEVRLELFVTEDGVMQAFVGQGKDQRPIAEPLNLGPDWQAHFGEPPVPAIGCIEGTCTIEGLTYTVDKPAPVTEAPSTPVVVVPQAPVRTVAANTVPAKAVVAKKPAPPPPPKRQPVKAAPAKPAPKRR
- a CDS encoding GAF domain-containing protein; amino-acid sequence: MVEAFTKVSEASRLLLDKGLCPATGSDALGMVARPMKVDRACLFENRTTNLAGRFLTDLRYAWAEPGVVSPLAHPVLRSLPMRDYAMAWADMLEAQMVVSCTTKEAPPMMRELLERQGVQSVLMCPIVPAKQWWGFVAFEDCRQARLWRPEEISLLKSLARAIGASVRHANMRSSLSQVRTNLTSVLRPVAGDT